A window of the Desulfovibrio legallii genome harbors these coding sequences:
- a CDS encoding YceI family protein → MSTWKNDPAHSRLGFVARHLGITDIYGRFADAALTVEAAREDLTDAVFTLTAQTAGIDTRVPPRDEHLRSADFFAVGQFPELRFTSSVVHLGPDRTGTVTGALSLHGVTREMTFDLCVSNQVTNPMNQKPTISFKVSGAFKRSDFGIGPSIPAAIVGDVVRVTADMECAPA, encoded by the coding sequence ATGAGCACATGGAAGAACGACCCAGCCCATTCACGGCTCGGGTTTGTGGCTCGGCACCTCGGCATCACCGACATCTACGGCCGCTTCGCCGACGCGGCCCTGACGGTAGAGGCCGCCCGGGAGGATCTGACGGACGCCGTCTTCACCCTCACGGCCCAGACCGCCGGCATCGACACCCGCGTCCCGCCCAGGGACGAACACCTGCGCAGCGCGGATTTTTTTGCCGTGGGGCAATTCCCCGAGCTGCGCTTCACGAGCTCCGTCGTCCATCTGGGGCCCGACCGCACGGGCACCGTTACCGGCGCTTTGAGCCTGCACGGCGTAACCAGGGAAATGACCTTTGACCTTTGCGTAAGCAACCAGGTGACCAACCCCATGAACCAGAAGCCCACCATCTCCTTTAAGGTGAGCGGCGCCTTCAAACGCAGCGATTTCGGCATCGGGCCGAGCATCCCCGCGGCCATTGTGGGCGACGTGGTGCGCGTAACGGCGGATATGGAGTGCG